The sequence TGAATGACAGAGGTCCCAAAGCACCCCCTCAGAACCCAGCATCTTCTCAGAGCCTGAGTCCCCGAGAGCAGACCAGGCAGGGACTTCCGGGCTCAGTCCGACTGCGACTGCCCTCAGGGCCAGGTCCCCGTGTCTCAGGGCTGGGCCTGTCAcagcagggcctggggctggagTGGCACCAGAACCAGGGCCAGTGCTGACCTCAGGGCTGCCCTTGACCGCTTCCCCTTGGTTCCGGCCCTCAGCCCTACCCTCAGGGCTGGGCCTGGCTGCGGAGCCACTGGCTCCTCAGCGCCCTGACCTCCTGCCCGTACCACTCGTGCAGCTGGGCGAAGGAGGCCGAGTCGACAGGCCCGTTGGGCGCCGAGGCCCGCCGGCGGGGCGGCAGTGGCGGGGGCTCGAGGCCCggccgggggctgggggcggCGCCGGCGGGGGCGGCGCCGGGGGCGGGGTTGGCGCcggtgggggcggggccggggccggcgGGCGTCTCCGCGCTCCACACGGCACAGCCGTTCTCTTTGGGCGGGAGCGCGCGGGGTCGACGGGGCGGGACTGGGCCGCCGCCTGCGCGCACGGCCGCCAGCTGCTGCTCCAGCTCGCGCACCACCAGCCGCAGGTAGTCGAAGCTGGCCCGCGACAGCGCCTTCACCCAGCCCTCCATGGCGGCCTGGCTCTCGGCCGCCAGCACGTAGGCGCGGGCCCGGGCCCCAGCGAAGCGCACGGCGAAGGCGAACTCCTCGGCCGCCTCCACCAGCTCCACGGTGCAGCCCTCCAGGATGATGACGCCCACGGGCTCACGGCTGGCCGCGTCCTCGAAGTAGAAGAGCATGTTGCCGCGCAGCACAAACCAGCGGCGGTGGTAGGCCGCGTGCCGGCCGCCCTTCTTGTACAGGAAGCCCGCGTTGTCGGCCGGGGCGTCGCAGGTGGCGTAGAAGGCCAGGCTGCGCTCGTTCAACTTCATGGCGGCGGGGCCTGGGGGCTCGGGACCTGTCCCCACCGGGGCGGCGGTTATTCACGCAGCCACCGCCTCGGGTGATCTCACACCACCCTCGGCTGCCACAGCACTCATCACtcccgtttcacagatgaggaaactgaggctcaaggaccAGAAGCAGCCTGCCCAGATTCACACAACTCTTCAGAAGCACAGCCGGGACTCGAACCCGGGTCTGACTGGCCCCAGAAGCCAGGCTGGTAACTCTCCTGCTGTCCTACCTCCCCCAAATAATGTTGAGGATTCCTAGGGCATGccaagcattttatatatattaactcatttaatcgcAAAACAAACCTTAGGTGGCAGGGACTAGCGTTACCCCCgtttgacagatggggaaacaaagttcagagaggttagtcACTGGCCCAAGGCCAAAAAGCAAGTTGGGCTGAGctgaaattcaaacccaggcctcatTTCAGCCGCTGCTGTTTCCATCATCCCCAGGTTCCAGACCAGCTGACCTTTTGTGGTCAGGTTCCAGTTCTGCTGATTTCATAACTTAGCTTTGATTTGCGGGTCCATGAAACAGGGATGAACAGAACCTATTTCAGAGGACTGTAGGGacttcattcatcaaacatttattaagcacctactgtgttccaggcactgttctaggcagtAGCAGTAAACAAGATGGAGAGGGTTGCTGCCCTCTTGGTGCTGATGTGCTAGTGGCAGGTGAAGGGAGCAGACAGATAAAAGCGTTATCTGTGCTTTAACAGATAAAGGCCAGATGGTCTTAAGTGGTCTGGAAAATATAAGACGGGGAGGGGGTAAGGAGTGTTAAGGACAAAAGGAGTGTTTGATTttaaaggtgggggggggggagcgaagggtgggggggggcggtgtcAAGAAAGGCTGTACTGAGAAGGTGAcacttgagcagagacctgaaggaggtgagggagggagccccTGGGACATGCCaagcagagggaatagcaagtgcaaggccctgaggtaggaaccTGCTAGTGTGCTTGAGGAGGTTGgtgaggctggagcagagtgaggaaggggagaggtgaGTGATGCAGTCACAGTGGCAGAAAAGACTGTTAGGAAATAATCCAGATAAAGGGCCCAGGGCTTGGCCCACACTtacagggaggggctggggggagagcaTTGTGCACCCATTTGAAGTAGAGGAATCTAACTCTATGCACTTGGCCAGTGATTTTACTACTTTCCTCCAAGGAGTATATGATGAGGGGAACACTGGCCAGGTAGGACGCAGGTGGCACATGGGTCCCCAAGGTGGCTACACCCTCCCTTTGGGTTTTCCATGGCCACTCTGCAAATGTACCTTGTGCTCCTGCTTCAAAATCTCACTCTACATAGGACATTGGCCACATTGTTCAAGAAGGAAAGTATATAAAGTCGCTGGAATGCAGTGGGTGCTCAGTTAATGTTCATTCCCCAACCTGGGCAGTGCCTTAGGACCTGGAGGAATGAGATATGGGTGGTGGCTCTCCAGGGAGCAGCTAGCCACAGTGGGGCCCAGACAGGCAACCTGACCCAGGGCGGAGGAGGCAATTGCTCCCAACCCAATCCACCTCATCTCACCAGCCTACACAGTCaagaaaggcttcctggaagaggcaacATGAGCCGTGATTTAGTGCCTGTCCTGACCTAGCAGCTGACCTGACCAAGGCCACAACCCCTGAAGACTCAGGGTGTTTAATCTCTGCTCTACATCCctgagctgtgtgacttcagacatgggcctcccctctctgagcctcagtttctctgcaAAATGGGAGGGATTCCTCCCTACCCCCCCAACAACTCCCATGTGGACCCCAGCCCCATTTCTCACAGGAATCACCCACCCTACTCGCCCCGTTTCCCTCCTACCTCTCAGGCCACTGCTCACTTCCCTGCCCTCTGCTCAGTTCTGGTTTCGGCTGGCTCTTCTCTGGGTTCAAATGTCAGCTCTGTAGTATCCAGGCTGTGCGACCCCGGGCAAGCTTTAAGCccctctgggcctctgcttccacatctgtaaaatgggatcataaCAGCACCTAAGTCGGGGTTGTTGTGACGATGACGCAGTGGCTACATGGAAGCACTAAGCACGGTGCCAGGCATTGTACATGCTTAGCTGGGGTAGCTGATGACGTTCTTCTCAGCCTCTCCAAATGCTCCCCTCAGTGCTCTCTGTCTCGGCAAAAGGCCCTTGGTTTCCCCCCACCTCCACATCTGATCACTCGTCAAGTCCACTtgatcccctccccacctcttccaAATCAGTGGCCTAATCTCTGCTCATTGCCACCTCCATTCTAGGCCCCCCATCATGGCTCGCCTGGACAGCTACAGTAGATTCTTCACTGGTCTCCCTTCCTCCACCGTTGCCCGTTCCTTGTCCATGTTGTTCAGGGTAAGATCATAACTCCTTCCTaggcccctcccctggccccccaGAGGATCCATTCCCCACAGAGGGAGCCTATTAAAACTAAACCCAATCACACCCCTCCCCTACTCTAAACCCTCCCATGGCTCCCTACTTCTCTCAGTATAAAATTCATTCTTCCCCATGTCTTCCAAGTTCCCTTCCCCTATTTCTTTCCCCCTTGCTCACTCggctccagccaccctggcctcctTGGTGTTCCTCAAACACCTGAGGGCCTTTGCCCTGGCTGTTCCCGCTACCTGGAATGCCTTCCCCATATCGTCACATGGCCAACTCCTCATCCTTCAGTTTCAGCTTGACCATCACCTCCTCAAGAGGAGGAGGTCTCTGTATACAAGAGACCCCCTAGTCACTCTCCCGTACCTCAGCCTGAAATTACCTGGGTCATTTTTGCCTGCTCTAGGAGGGCAGAGGTTCTTTGTCTGAattccagtgcctggcatgtagttggTGCTCAAAAACCTGTAGAATGAATCAAACAGTTATCTACGTAAACCTTTCAACAGCCCCATGAGGAGTCTTTTCCCCATCCCACATTCatggatgtggaaactgagacacagagagcttaagtaacttgctcaaaggtACAATTCTGTGCCTAGAATCTCATGCTCTAGGCAACCAGCCCAAAGGGGCTGATCTTGGGAGTCTCACCACACATTAAGGCCAAAGGAAGAGCAATTTCCCTCACACTCAGCAGCTCCCCCTCCACGCAGCCACCCCACCCTGAGCCCAAGGTCAACAGCCAGCACAGGACCCCTCTCTGCCCATGgccctgcctcctccagcccagcaagaaaagaggggagggcaggaagcaGCAAGGGCACAGTCTCCAGCCTCTGGGAGGGCCTGGTCCCCGGCTTATCTCGCCCTGCTCGTACACTTTTCCAAGAAGTTCAGAGTCCGCTGTGGGCACTGCTGCTAATACAGCAGTCCCTGGCCAGGCAGGAAGCTGGCGGGGACCAACCCAGCCCCTCTCTGGTCCCAGAGCCAATTCGCCTCCTTCAGTCCAGGCTGGATGGGCCTTGAGAACACAGCCTCATCTATATTAACATCCATCCCTCTCGGAATTGAAAAGATTAATCCTGAAGAGAAATTTTGCAAAATGCTGAGCAGGTAGTGAACACTCAGTCAAGAAGCTGTCAAAAAGGCAAATAATTAGCTCCAGGTCTTCAAGGACACAGATTGCCCAGAAACCAGGactctggggaaactgaggcatggcaCTTTGCCACTCATTTCAAGGAAAGAAGCCAGAACTACAGGCCCTGGAGTTGGATCCAGCTGCCACAAGTGTCGCCGAGCAGTGGgcatgttggagagggtgtggcaaGTACAGGCAGAAAAACATGTACTGAGAACCCTGAAGAGTTCCTGTCCAGCGCTGCCCTGGGCAGGGGCCACAAGGAAACCAGGACCGCCATCCCAGGCCATTGCTCCTAGCTGCCCTCTATCCTTTTGCGTGTGGTGTGTTCCTTAAAGGACAGCCAGAGCCCTGGATGAGGTGGTCAACGGCAGAATGCGGGAGCCAAGTGGAGCTTTAGTCCTCAGAGTTCCCGCAGCGGCGGAGGTCTTTTATGGGGCTGGAGGGCCATCGGCCAAGTTCGCCTCCTGGAGCTGGGGTCCCTGATGGGAAAAGTACCACTGGCGTGGAATCGCAAATGGACATATCCCCAGCAGAGATCTCTCCAGACGTCTGGGGGACCCCGAGGCCCATGGCGGCCCGAGCCCGGTCCCGCATACCCTCGCAGGTCAGCCCGAAGGTCCCCCCGCCAGGCCGGCCTTACCTCACGGCGCGGCCTAGGGCGACGGCAGCAGTGGCGGGACGGGAGACGCGGAGCCGGGGAGCGGCCCGGCCATGGCCCGGGACCTGCTCGGTtgaggcggcggcagcggcggtgCTTTGTCTCCCGGGCGGCCGAGCCGGCGCAGCCGCGGGAGAGCGCGGATCAGACGGAAGGAGGCGGGGGCAGCCGGACCGTCGGCGACCCACAAACTCGCTTCTTTAACCCTTCCCAACCAGCCCGAGCCGGAGCCGCCCCCGCTTTCGTCCCCCGCTCCCGGATTGGACAACCCGGCCCCGACCCACCCCCGGATTCGCCACACCCTGTGGGCCCGCCCCCGAAACCACTCTTAAAGGAACAGCAACCGGTTTAGGAATTCCCAGTGTCCTATTCGGGGAAAGAAGATTAGATCCCGGAGACTCAACGCGCTCTCAGGGGTAGGTATAGGGGGCGAATTCGTCCAGAAAGAGCATCGGGGTCCTGGGCGAGACCACTCGCTGAAGCAAGCTCTAGGCTTGGAGTTCGAGCTCCTTCCTggctagggttgccagatttagcaaatttaACGCCCAGCTAAATTTGAGAAATAACTCTGCTGAAAACGTGTGATTTATTGAAAAAAGATGAATACAGGACATTTCAGGCGTCATGGCAAAGTCAGTACAGGACTGTTCTACATGGACAGGATGCCTGGCAACCCTACCCCTGGCCCCAGGTGAAGAGGGAAAGTTCTGGAGTTGGGCGGGCTTGGGTACAAGTCCAGTAAGCCACATCTAATCACTGTGAGGCCTTAAAGAAATCAGTCCACTTCTCTAgccctccgtttcctcatctgtcaaatgaagaCAATCATAGTATATAAAGTGcatggcacagagtagatgctctcAGTAAACAGGAATTGCTGTTCATTTTGTTCTATCCAAAATAACACAGTTCCACCTCCCTAGAGCGGTCTTTACTTCCTGCTCTTGCCCTCGTCCCCACCACCTTCCAGGACTCAATCACTGTCCAGTCCTGGCCTGAGAGCAGGAGAGAAACAGGACAGACCAGGATGATCTATTCATTCTACAGCCTCTCACTAAGCGCCtatgtgtgccagacactgtgccaggtgctgtcctTGAGTCAATCAACAAACAAATAAGATGAGATCTAGAAGTGATTCTCTCTAGGAAGACTATAATCCATGGTAGTGGGGTAGAAAGACTGTGAGTGCAATTTTAGACAAGGTGGTCAGAGAAAGCTTCTCTgaggagcagagacctgaaggaagtgagggagggagccaTGTTGATATCTGGGAGAAGGatgtcccaggcagagggaacagcaagtgcaaaggccctgaggtgggaccaTCTGAGCATGTTTGTAGAACAGGgaggaggccagtggggcttgtgcCGATCGACCAAGTGGAAGAATAGTAGGAAATGAGGTTAGAGATGATTGGCAAAGCCAGGTTGCTTAGAGCCTTGTGGATCGTGGAAAAGATTTTGCTTTTACTCTGAGAGGAATGGAGAGTCatgggagggttttgagcagaggagggacatgcTCTGTCTTAGGTTCAACGCGGTTCCTGGCTGCTGTGGGGAGAATGGACTGTAGGGAGCAAGGGTAGAGGCCAGGAGACCAGGGAGGAGGCTCTTGCAGTAGGCCAGGTGAGTGATGATAGTGGCTAAGAGCAGAGTGGGGGCATtggaggtggagagaagtggTTGAATTCTAGAGCCTGCCTGATAGTGAAGCCAGGACAGAGGAAAGTAGGGCCAAGACCCATGGCATAGGGAGAGACAGATACATGATGATATCTGATATCATctgagcccctggatccagctgtACCTGATGGTGCCATAATTTCTTGGACAGGAAAGGCAAACTGGAATTTCCCCAAATCTGGATGTTCGCCAGATAAGGAAAATGTCAGGCACATGGGCATTTGGGCCTTGGTGTGGGGAAAATTTCCCAGAAGTCTATGAGTCTTGGTTCTCAGAGCCCCCTATGCTGGAAGCAAGGGTTGACAGGGGCAAAAAAGGCAGAAATCTGAGATCAAGAGCctggcatcttttcttttttttttttttttttggagtccttatcatttatttttttaattgaggtgaaattctcattaaaaaaaaattaagcattttaaagtgaacataatgtataacatggtgactagtTGATAACTGTATGGTATGATTGAAATTTGCTGAGCGAgtagaatttaaatgttctcacacacacacaaatatgggaggtgatggatgttagttAACTAGATGGGAGGAATCCTTTCATGATGTGTATGTATTTCAAATCATCACAGTGTATACTTTAAAtaccttacaattttatttgccaattacacctcaacaaagctgaaaataaagaaaaaaagatacagctcccaaattttaaaagtcaccagcaaaaaataaaataaaatgaacgaTTCAAGTACCATTTGATACATTCACAATTTTGAACAACAACCAGCTTTACCTGGTTCCAAAACGTGTCTGTCACTCCAAAGTACAACCCCACatccattagcagtcactgcCCATTCTCCCCTCTTGCCAGCCCCTGGCGACCACCAGTCTACTTTCTATCTttatggatttatctattctggatatttcatataattggaaccatacaatatgtggccttttgtgtctggctccttttagttagcgtaatgttttcaaggttcatcagtGTTACTGcatttatcagtacttcattcctttatgattgaatagtattccattgtatggatgtaccacatttggtttatcctttcatctgtaatggacattaggttgtttccaccttttgggaCAGTGATTCAGAAGGACTGGAAAGGGGAATTTGACGACTAGAACTGGGTTGTGGCTACCATTACCAATCCTGATGATTTACCTGCAAACCGTGTCTCGAGTCTCACTTCTCCATCTCAGCCACCATTTCCCCATCCCAAGCCACCACCATCTCTCTCTCAGCAGGATGTCGGCAGTAGCCCTCTCTCGGGTCTCCCTTCTGTCACTCTGACCTCTGTGCCCTCCGAGTCCATTCTCCACTGAGGGATCCTAGTAAAACTTAAGTCAAATCAAGTCATGGCACTCCATTGCTCAGAGCCTTTCCATAGCTCCCCACTGCCTCAGGAGCAAGTCCAAACTCCTCCCCTTGAGTGACAAGGCCCTGTAGTCCTGGTCTCTGCCTCCCCCTCCAGCCTCCTTATGCATGGTTTCCTATCCCCACTCCCTCAGCTTCGGCCAGATGCTTCTCTCTGTTCCCAGAATGCACCAtgctctgggcctttgcacgtgctggtCCCCTTCCAGGGCTGGTGCTTCAAGCCTTCGCCCAGCCACCGCCCCTTCTGGGAAGGCATAtgaccccccaaccccaccctgcGGAGTCAAATGCCTTTGTTCCCTCCAATCAGTCATTCTTTcaaccagtatttattgagcactactCTTTCTGAGGCACCAGGGATACAAGTTAAAAAGACAGACAAgtacatgcatgttcatagcagcaccgttcacagtagccaaaaggtggaaacaacccaaatgtccatcaacagaggagtgaataaataaaacatggtacatccatacaatggaatattactcagccataaaaaggaatggattaCTGATGCATGccacaatgtggatggaccttgaaaacatgatgctaagtgaaagaagccagttgcaAAAGGACCATATGCTGTGTGATTCCATGTGTATGAATTATCCGGAATAGAtaagtccatagagacagaaagcagatgggtTTTTGCCAGGGactagggggaggggagaatgggaagtgactgcttaatgggtacagcaTTATATTTGGGggcaatgaaaatgttttggaactagatagaggtgatggttgcacaacatagtattaaatgccactgaattgttcactttaaaatggtgaattttatgtcgtgtaaatttcacctcaataaattaTCTTGTAAAAATGACAGACAAGTGCTCCTGCCCTCCCTTACCAGAGAGGGGA is a genomic window of Balaenoptera ricei isolate mBalRic1 chromosome 14, mBalRic1.hap2, whole genome shotgun sequence containing:
- the PHETA1 gene encoding sesquipedalian-1, translated to MKLNERSLAFYATCDAPADNAGFLYKKGGRHAAYHRRWFVLRGNMLFYFEDAASREPVGVIILEGCTVELVEAAEEFAFAVRFAGARARAYVLAAESQAAMEGWVKALSRASFDYLRLVVRELEQQLAAVRAGGGPVPPRRPRALPPKENGCAVWSAETPAGPGPAPTGANPAPGAAPAGAAPSPRPGLEPPPLPPRRRASAPNGPVDSASFAQLHEWYGQEVRALRSQWLRSQAQP